One Molothrus ater isolate BHLD 08-10-18 breed brown headed cowbird chromosome 14, BPBGC_Mater_1.1, whole genome shotgun sequence DNA segment encodes these proteins:
- the APOOL gene encoding MICOS complex subunit MIC27 translates to MAAKVAKLAAVSSGLPFICITVYAATEKESKSQLVKPDKLPIYSAPPLTSRYIEEQPGPLQQQLTALRRTTSHYFRWCQSVYYFIKNGITDSIQFGKDAYVYLNNPPPEFLPKAAVISVSGLAGAVLARKGSRFKKIAYPLGLTTVGYAVCYPAQSVVIAKVTGKKLRHASHQTYDAVRSLWADKETVTKLQQESKPIMQEDKKKKGISSTKPESAVESGSFNRTESFPVECQSNEDPVPSSGTVKKSKFKPDPKLADHGQSSPEDVDMYSTRS, encoded by the exons GTGGCAAAGCTGGCAGCTGTTTCTTCTGGGCTGCCATTTATATGTATTACTGTATATGCAGCAACAGAAAAGGAATCAAAAAGTCAGCTGGTGAAGCCAGATAAG ctcCCCATTTACAGCGCTCCCCCGCTGACGTCCCGGTACATCGAGGAGCAGCCGgggcccctgcagcagcagctcacgGCTCTGCGGAGGACGACCAGCCACTATTTCAGGTGGTGCCAG aGTGTCTATTACTttattaaaaatggaataaCGGATTCAATTCAGTTTGGAAAAG ATGCTTATGTTTACCTGAACAACCCCCCCccagaatttcttcccaaagcCGCTGTGATTTCGGTGTCAGGCCTGGCTGGTGCAGTGCTGGCAAGGAAAG GTTCTAGATTTAAGAAAATTGCTTATCCATTGGGACTTACTACTGTAGGATATGCTGTTTGTTACCCAGCTCAGTCAGTGGTCATTGCTAAG gTAACAGGGAAAAAGTTACGTCATGCAAGTCACCAGACCTATGACGCTGTGAGGTCACTGTGGGCAGACAAGGAAACTGTCACCAAG ctgcagcaagagTCAAAACCAATTATGCaagaagataagaaaaagaagggaatttCTAGTACCAAACCTGAGTCTGCTGTTGAGTCAGGATCATTTAACAGAACTGAATCTTTTCCAGTAGAGTGTCAGAGTAATGAAGATCCAGTGCCTTCATCAG GAACAGtgaagaaatcaaaatttaagCCTGATCCAAAACTTGCAGACCATGGTCAGTCCAGCCCAGAAGATGTGGACATGTACAGCACCAGGAGCTAA